A genomic region of Palaemon carinicauda isolate YSFRI2023 chromosome 11, ASM3689809v2, whole genome shotgun sequence contains the following coding sequences:
- the LOC137649887 gene encoding 2-hydroxyacyl-CoA lyase 2-like — protein sequence MDEALFAHVLLFISTAILGLGIGTILSKFHLPYIWAHPIDKKSKRHGGELVAEVLHAHGVKYIFTLPGGHISPIIVASEKLGIRIVDTRHEVAAVFAADAVARMSGTVGVAAVTAGPGLTNTVTAVKNAQMAESPLLLIGGAAASILKGRGALQDIDQISLFKPLCKFYATVTCVRDIIPTVQKALKEAQSGTPGPVFIEFPIDVLYPYETVAKEIVSSGGGKSLIQKIVTWYLDNYISNLFAGAWEPRDTKPLKLSIPFATIDVEDHIESGCK from the exons ATGGATGAGGCACTCTTTGCTCACGTGCTGCTGTTTATTTCTACAGCTATTTTAGGCTTAGGGATTGGAACTATTCTCTCTAAATTCCACTTGCCCTACATTTGGGCTCATCCA ATTGACAAGAAAAGTAAACGTCATGGAGGTGAACTGGTAGCCGAAGTTCTTCATGCTCAtggtgtaaaatatatatttacattacctGGAGGTCACATTTCTCCAATTATTGTGGCTTCGGAAAAGCTGGGAATAAGGATTGTAGACACTCGCCATGAG GTGGCTGCAGTATTTGCAGCAGATGCTGTAGCTCGTATGTCTGGCACAGTCGGAGTTGCTGCAGTAACTGCTGGTCCTGGGCTTACCAACACTGTTACAGCAGTCAAGAATGCTCAAATGGCTGAAAGTCCTCTTCTCCTCATAG GTGGAGCTGCTGCCTCAATCCTAAAGGGTCGTGGAGCTTTACAGGATATTGATCAGATTTCCTTGTTTAAACCCCTCTGCAAATTCTACGCCACTGTAACGTGCGTAAGAGATATTATTCCTACAGTCCAGAAAGCTTTGAAAGAAGCCCAGTCAGGAACACCAG GCCCTGTCTTCATTGAATTCCCCATTGATGTCCTTTACCCATATGAGACTGTAGCTAAGGAAATTGTATCATCTGGTGGAGGAAAGTCACTGATTCAGAAGATTGTTACCTG gtacCTTGATAACTACATCAGTAACTTATTTGCTGGTGCATGGGAACCCAGGGATACCAAACCTCTTAAATTGAGCATACCATTTGCAACAATTGACGTAG AGGACCATATTGAAAGTGGTTGTAAATAA